Proteins from a genomic interval of Salinarchaeum sp. Harcht-Bsk1:
- a CDS encoding CinA family protein, translated as MGTDESIAKRIGEALRDREETIAVAESCTGGLVGSMLTDVPGSSDYFVGGIISYMNQTKLQQLAVSREALENHGVVSEPVAREMAQHVRDEADATWGVSTTGYAGSPVHSADHPAGTVFIGVAYAGSPDASDPYAVVEHHQFDGDRHEVKERIATQALRSTLAQIRSGD; from the coding sequence ATGGGGACCGACGAGTCCATCGCGAAACGAATCGGCGAGGCCCTCCGGGACCGCGAGGAAACGATCGCCGTCGCCGAGTCCTGCACCGGCGGCCTGGTCGGATCCATGCTCACGGACGTTCCCGGATCGAGCGACTACTTCGTCGGCGGCATCATCTCCTACATGAATCAGACGAAACTCCAGCAGCTCGCGGTCTCACGGGAGGCGCTCGAAAACCACGGGGTGGTCAGCGAGCCAGTGGCACGAGAGATGGCCCAGCACGTCCGCGACGAGGCCGACGCGACCTGGGGCGTCTCCACGACGGGCTACGCCGGCTCGCCCGTGCATTCGGCGGACCATCCCGCTGGAACGGTCTTCATCGGGGTTGCGTACGCGGGCTCACCCGACGCCAGCGACCCCTACGCGGTCGTCGAGCACCACCAGTTCGACGGCGACAGACACGAGGTGAAAGAGCGAATCGCGACGCAGGCCCTGCGATCGACGCTCGCGCAGATTCGCTCCGGGGACTAG
- a CDS encoding PfkB family carbohydrate kinase yields MGTVVSLGSANVDKIQHASDVEITDCSDRYRWFPDRGQTVQIRDLPTEFAPDPDGVRHGGKGANQAVAAAKAGAEAELLGKVGPDSEDFGVRSHLAEAGVGVSRVETASAPTGTAHVFVGPAGDNRIVVRPGANDAIDSAYVREQYDAIRSADCLLLQNEIPVEPVAELLSELAADRDRPTVILDPAPADGVEALLDCDAIDYLVPNETEYRALRSTLEAFDGVLVRKRGADGVVVEAKRRFTVPPPTVEAVDTTGAGDVLNGFLAAQLAIGASLQDAVEIGTIAGALATRETGARRGIPTLEDVRTYRTDDGAVG; encoded by the coding sequence ATGGGAACCGTCGTCAGTCTCGGGAGCGCCAACGTGGACAAAATACAGCACGCGTCCGATGTCGAAATCACCGATTGCAGCGACCGGTATCGCTGGTTTCCAGACCGCGGTCAGACCGTCCAGATCCGTGACCTCCCGACGGAGTTCGCACCCGATCCCGACGGCGTTCGGCACGGGGGCAAAGGTGCGAACCAGGCCGTGGCTGCGGCGAAAGCAGGAGCGGAAGCCGAACTGCTCGGCAAGGTGGGCCCCGATAGCGAGGACTTCGGGGTCCGCAGTCACCTCGCGGAAGCCGGCGTCGGCGTCTCGCGGGTCGAGACTGCGTCGGCCCCGACTGGAACGGCCCACGTGTTCGTCGGACCGGCGGGCGACAACAGGATCGTCGTCCGGCCAGGGGCCAACGATGCTATCGACAGCGCCTACGTCCGGGAGCAGTACGACGCGATTCGCTCGGCCGACTGTCTCCTCCTGCAGAACGAGATTCCGGTCGAACCGGTCGCGGAACTCCTCTCGGAGTTGGCTGCCGATCGGGACCGACCGACGGTCATCCTCGACCCCGCGCCCGCAGATGGCGTCGAAGCGCTCCTCGATTGCGACGCGATCGACTACCTCGTGCCGAACGAAACCGAGTATCGGGCGCTACGATCCACCCTCGAAGCGTTCGACGGCGTCCTCGTTCGCAAGCGAGGTGCTGACGGCGTCGTCGTCGAAGCGAAACGACGGTTCACCGTACCGCCACCGACGGTCGAAGCGGTCGATACGACCGGTGCCGGCGACGTGCTGAACGGCTTCCTGGCTGCCCAACTCGCCATCGGGGCCTCGTTGCAAGACGCCGTCGAAATCGGAACGATCGCCGGGGCACTTGCCACGCGCGAGACGGGTGCTCGACGAGGGATCCCGACGCTCGAGGACGTTCGAACGTATCGAACGGACGACGGTGCCGTCGGATGA
- a CDS encoding methyltransferase domain-containing protein, with protein MTTLPEPDVSNETVVATYHRLAAVYDWFVTPLEMGTRQRALELLAIERGDHVVEVGCGPGHALVALAERVGPDGYVVGLDAAAGMVRLARRRAIRRGATAQVDVCLGDARSLPFRSNVVDVAFIEDTLELFADDEMRTVLAELERVLRPDGRLCVVTMERAGAEDDPFVRAYDWFFERVPGYDRFGCRPIYAARMLEEAGFEVERRERLRRAWVWPVEVLIARPV; from the coding sequence ATGACCACGCTGCCAGAACCCGACGTGTCCAACGAAACAGTCGTCGCGACGTATCACCGGTTGGCGGCGGTGTACGACTGGTTCGTCACTCCGTTGGAGATGGGCACGCGGCAGCGGGCCCTGGAGTTGCTCGCTATCGAACGTGGGGACCACGTCGTGGAGGTCGGATGTGGTCCGGGGCACGCGCTCGTGGCGCTCGCCGAACGGGTGGGGCCAGACGGGTACGTCGTCGGTCTCGACGCCGCAGCGGGGATGGTCCGTCTGGCCCGTCGGCGGGCGATCCGTCGGGGAGCAACTGCGCAAGTCGACGTCTGTCTCGGGGACGCTCGGTCGCTTCCGTTTCGATCGAACGTCGTCGACGTCGCGTTTATCGAGGACACCCTGGAACTCTTCGCGGACGACGAGATGCGGACAGTGCTCGCGGAACTCGAACGCGTCCTCCGGCCGGACGGTCGGCTCTGTGTCGTGACGATGGAACGGGCTGGCGCCGAAGACGACCCCTTCGTACGAGCGTACGACTGGTTCTTCGAGCGCGTCCCGGGCTACGACCGATTCGGCTGTCGGCCGATTTACGCCGCCCGAATGCTGGAAGAAGCGGGATTCGAGGTGGAGCGACGGGAACGGCTCCGTCGAGCGTGGGTGTGGCCAGTCGAGGTCCTGATCGCGCGACCAGTGTAA
- a CDS encoding metallophosphoesterase: MLVLGDAHADEQSNRSALLAAYEEADADTALQVGDLLYYDLPVPTWFVAGNDEDLDVVESLRTGSDADRTRNVHLLASTAVERHGIRVAGLSGNYAPTQFDRPRSELENDRRRHFVSDDVERATELTDVDVFLAHEAPHGLLQSDGYDVGCKHVDAILRALTPDRCLVGHHHEHVESTFGDTTVVGLAPVWESYYTLDPETIALERHPSPEA, translated from the coding sequence ATGCTGGTCCTCGGTGACGCCCACGCGGACGAGCAGTCGAACCGCAGCGCGCTGCTGGCCGCGTACGAGGAGGCCGATGCGGACACCGCACTCCAGGTCGGCGATCTGCTCTACTACGACCTCCCGGTCCCGACGTGGTTCGTCGCGGGCAACGACGAGGACCTCGACGTCGTCGAATCGCTTCGAACCGGGAGCGACGCCGACCGGACGAGGAACGTGCATCTCCTCGCGAGTACTGCCGTCGAACGCCACGGGATTCGAGTCGCTGGGCTCTCGGGGAACTACGCTCCCACGCAGTTCGACCGGCCGCGTTCGGAACTCGAGAACGACCGGCGGCGGCACTTCGTCAGCGATGACGTCGAACGCGCGACGGAGTTGACCGACGTCGACGTGTTCCTCGCCCACGAGGCGCCACACGGGTTGCTACAGAGCGACGGGTACGACGTCGGGTGCAAGCACGTCGACGCGATCCTGCGAGCCCTCACCCCCGACCGCTGTCTGGTGGGGCACCACCACGAGCACGTCGAGAGCACGTTTGGCGACACGACGGTCGTCGGCCTCGCTCCGGTCTGGGAGAGCTATTACACGCTCGATCCGGAGACGATCGCGCTGGAACGGCATCCATCGCCCGAGGCGTGA
- a CDS encoding APC family permease yields the protein MSSLRSLLTRSRPGKLGLLEVVAMGVGGMVSGGIYAVLGVAMAQAGNAVPISYLVAGVITLLTAYSYLKLTLHFGEHGGVFSFVEHVVDSPTVAAYVGWVLVVGYVGVMAMYAFAFGAYTLTAARAVFGIALPQLLRPVLSVLVVAGFVGLNLTGVQETGLFEDVAVYVKIAILLSLAALGIAFYDGSVTAIDFFSEGVVSPITGFAIIFVSYEGFQLLVYDYEDIENVERVLPIGMYVAITIAILIYVSVSFMATLHLTPEQLVAHEEVALAEAVSQIPVLGSAGFVLVILSAMKSTSSGINATLFGTARLVHKIATEGALPRAFSFRNREGIPVYALLVMGALTAAFAALGSLKQITEFGSVAFLLSFAITNYTNLTLADVTGSNRLVPALGLLGTGVAIPIVLFHLYRTDVEILLWILGIFASIFLLEFLYVERRSFDPDAESDG from the coding sequence ATGAGTTCCCTTCGATCCCTCCTGACGCGCAGCCGGCCGGGGAAGCTCGGGTTGCTGGAGGTCGTCGCGATGGGCGTCGGCGGGATGGTATCGGGCGGGATCTACGCCGTGCTCGGCGTCGCGATGGCACAGGCGGGGAACGCCGTCCCGATATCGTATCTCGTCGCGGGCGTCATCACGCTGCTGACCGCTTACTCCTATCTCAAACTCACCCTGCACTTCGGCGAGCACGGTGGCGTCTTCTCTTTCGTCGAGCACGTCGTCGACAGCCCGACGGTAGCTGCGTACGTCGGGTGGGTACTCGTCGTCGGCTACGTCGGCGTGATGGCGATGTACGCCTTCGCGTTCGGCGCCTACACGCTCACGGCAGCACGGGCAGTGTTCGGAATTGCCCTCCCCCAGCTTCTTCGCCCGGTTTTGTCCGTCTTGGTCGTCGCTGGCTTCGTCGGCCTCAACCTGACGGGCGTTCAGGAAACGGGCCTCTTCGAGGACGTCGCGGTGTACGTCAAGATCGCGATCCTCCTCTCCCTCGCCGCCCTGGGAATCGCGTTCTACGACGGGAGCGTGACGGCGATCGACTTCTTCAGCGAGGGGGTAGTCAGCCCGATCACCGGGTTCGCGATCATCTTCGTCTCCTACGAGGGGTTCCAGTTGCTGGTGTACGACTACGAGGACATCGAGAACGTCGAGCGAGTGTTGCCGATCGGGATGTACGTCGCCATCACCATCGCGATCCTGATCTACGTCTCCGTCTCGTTCATGGCGACGCTGCACCTGACGCCCGAACAACTCGTGGCGCACGAGGAGGTCGCGCTCGCCGAAGCGGTGTCGCAGATACCTGTCCTGGGCTCCGCCGGGTTCGTCCTCGTGATCCTCTCGGCGATGAAGAGCACCTCATCGGGGATCAACGCGACCCTCTTCGGGACGGCTCGGCTCGTCCACAAGATCGCGACGGAGGGAGCGCTCCCCCGGGCCTTCTCGTTCCGAAATCGCGAGGGGATCCCGGTGTACGCGCTCCTCGTCATGGGCGCGCTCACGGCCGCGTTCGCAGCCCTCGGCTCGCTCAAGCAGATCACCGAGTTCGGCTCCGTCGCCTTCCTGCTCTCCTTCGCCATCACGAACTACACCAACCTCACACTCGCCGACGTGACGGGATCGAACCGGCTCGTTCCCGCGCTCGGCCTCCTCGGAACGGGCGTCGCGATCCCGATCGTCCTCTTTCACCTCTATCGCACCGACGTCGAAATTCTGCTCTGGATCCTCGGCATCTTCGCCTCGATTTTCCTGCTCGAATTCCTCTACGTGGAGCGGCGATCGTTCGATCCCGACGCCGAAAGCGACGGCTGA
- a CDS encoding FAD-dependent oxidoreductase, protein MTDTFVVIGGDAAGMSAASKARRENPDLEIVAFEKGDWVSYAACGMPYYVKGDVESLDDLVQVTPDAFRTERDIDLRTNHEVVDVDPDAQTVTVSTGNDRFEQPYDQLLIATGARAIEPPFTGMDLEGVFTIHDLDHADAIQTYVSETDPETAAIVGGGYVGIEMAEALASRGLDVHLFEMLPHVLQPFGESVATVVEDHLREQGVELHLDTPVAGFGGEEAVSSVELDSATIPADVVVVGVGVEPNVELAADAGIEIGETGAIAIDEYGRTNYESVFAAGDCAEATNVVTGDADHVPLALTANRAGRAIGQTVTGTPTDVGEIAGTAIVKAFDVGAARTGIIDEERARDAGFDPVSVEITAPSRAHYYPGTQELTVTLVADRESERVLGASVVGGEGAKRIDTVATALHAGLTVTEVETLDLAYAPPFSPVWDPIATAAKVLAGSLKKTA, encoded by the coding sequence ATGACGGACACGTTCGTCGTTATTGGCGGGGACGCCGCCGGGATGAGTGCCGCGAGCAAGGCCAGACGCGAGAACCCCGACCTCGAGATCGTCGCCTTCGAGAAGGGAGACTGGGTGTCGTACGCCGCGTGTGGGATGCCCTATTACGTGAAAGGCGACGTCGAGTCGCTGGACGACCTCGTCCAGGTCACTCCCGACGCCTTCCGGACGGAGCGGGACATCGATCTGCGGACGAATCACGAAGTCGTCGACGTCGACCCCGATGCACAGACGGTGACGGTGTCGACGGGCAACGACCGATTCGAGCAGCCGTACGACCAGTTACTGATCGCGACGGGGGCTCGAGCGATCGAACCGCCGTTCACCGGCATGGACCTCGAGGGCGTCTTCACGATCCACGACCTGGACCATGCCGATGCGATTCAGACGTACGTGTCGGAGACCGACCCCGAGACGGCGGCCATCGTCGGCGGCGGCTACGTGGGCATCGAGATGGCCGAGGCACTCGCCAGCCGCGGGCTGGACGTCCACCTCTTCGAGATGCTGCCGCACGTGCTCCAACCGTTCGGCGAGTCGGTCGCGACGGTCGTCGAAGACCACCTTCGAGAACAGGGCGTCGAGCTTCACCTGGACACGCCAGTAGCGGGATTCGGCGGCGAAGAAGCCGTCTCCTCGGTCGAACTCGATTCGGCGACGATACCGGCCGACGTCGTCGTGGTCGGCGTCGGCGTGGAACCGAACGTCGAGCTCGCCGCGGACGCCGGCATCGAGATCGGCGAGACGGGAGCCATCGCCATCGACGAGTACGGCCGCACGAACTACGAGTCCGTCTTCGCAGCAGGAGACTGTGCCGAGGCGACGAACGTCGTCACCGGTGACGCCGACCACGTCCCCCTCGCACTGACTGCGAACCGGGCAGGACGGGCGATCGGCCAGACGGTCACGGGAACACCGACGGACGTCGGTGAAATCGCCGGGACGGCCATCGTGAAAGCGTTCGACGTCGGCGCAGCACGGACGGGCATCATCGACGAGGAGCGTGCTCGTGACGCGGGCTTCGACCCGGTATCCGTCGAGATTACGGCGCCGTCGCGGGCCCACTACTACCCCGGGACCCAGGAGCTGACGGTCACGCTCGTCGCAGACCGCGAATCGGAGCGCGTGCTCGGGGCGAGCGTCGTCGGGGGCGAAGGGGCGAAACGGATCGACACAGTCGCAACGGCGCTCCACGCGGGCCTGACCGTGACGGAGGTAGAAACCCTCGATCTGGCGTACGCACCGCCGTTCAGCCCCGTCTGGGACCCGATCGCGACCGCGGCGAAGGTCCTCGCGGGCTCGCTGAAGAAGACGGCCTGA
- the pdxT gene encoding pyridoxal 5'-phosphate synthase glutaminase subunit PdxT produces MRAGVIAVQGDVAEHVAAVEQAGERLGQDVDVVEIRDAGVVPDCDVLLMPGGESTTISRTLQREGIAPEIEAHADADKPIFATCAGLIVCSRDPQDDRVQELGLLDVAVERNAFGRQKHSFEAAIDVTGLDEPFPAVFIRAPAIDDVGEDVEVLATVQGRPVAVRQGAIVGTAFHPELTDDARLHDLALFEPLAAADA; encoded by the coding sequence ATTCGAGCGGGCGTGATCGCCGTGCAGGGCGACGTCGCCGAGCACGTCGCGGCCGTCGAGCAGGCTGGCGAGCGACTCGGACAGGACGTCGACGTCGTAGAGATTCGCGACGCCGGCGTCGTTCCCGACTGCGACGTGCTCCTCATGCCCGGCGGCGAGTCGACGACGATCTCCCGCACCCTCCAGCGCGAGGGGATCGCCCCCGAGATCGAGGCCCACGCGGACGCCGACAAACCGATCTTTGCGACCTGCGCGGGCCTGATCGTCTGCTCGCGGGACCCCCAGGACGATCGGGTGCAGGAACTCGGACTGCTCGACGTCGCCGTCGAGCGCAACGCCTTCGGCCGCCAGAAGCACAGCTTCGAAGCCGCCATCGACGTCACCGGCCTCGACGAGCCGTTCCCGGCGGTGTTCATCCGCGCTCCGGCGATCGACGACGTCGGCGAGGACGTCGAGGTGCTCGCGACCGTTCAGGGCCGCCCCGTCGCCGTTCGCCAGGGCGCCATCGTCGGAACTGCGTTCCACCCCGAACTGACCGACGACGCTCGACTCCACGACCTCGCGCTGTTCGAGCCGCTCGCGGCTGCGGACGCGTAG
- a CDS encoding preprotein translocase subunit Sec61beta: MSGSGQNSGGLMSSAGLVRYFDSEDNNAIRMDPKSVMAFGVLLGAFVQTLTIVY; encoded by the coding sequence ATGAGCGGCAGTGGCCAGAACTCCGGCGGCCTGATGTCAAGCGCGGGGCTCGTACGATATTTCGACTCCGAGGACAACAACGCGATCCGCATGGATCCCAAGAGCGTCATGGCCTTCGGCGTGCTCCTGGGCGCGTTCGTCCAGACGCTGACGATCGTCTACTGA
- a CDS encoding zinc-binding dehydrogenase, with protein MKAVQFTGTGGTDVIEYAEVERPEPGPGEVLVDVKAGALNHVDVWARRGLPGNDLSYPHTPGCDGAGVVEAVGEAIERFAPGDRVAVWPGVSCGTCEFCRRGEPSMCVEYALLGEHLPGVHAEYAAVPEENLVPVPDGVDWATAGAAPLVFGTAWRMLIERGDVSAGETVLVLGASGGVGHAAVQIADHAGATVFATGSSEAKLDAARDLGAEHAIDYEREDFADRVRELTDRRGVDVVVDHVGAATWQDSLRSLAKGGRVLTCGATTGPNPETSIGRIFWNQLQVIGSTMASPGELDRALELVWNGEFEVEVRETLPMSETARGHELLESREGFGKVVLVPDSEL; from the coding sequence ATGAAGGCCGTCCAGTTCACCGGCACCGGGGGCACCGACGTGATCGAGTACGCCGAGGTCGAGCGACCCGAACCCGGGCCTGGCGAGGTCCTCGTCGACGTCAAAGCCGGCGCGCTCAACCACGTCGACGTCTGGGCTCGGCGCGGGCTCCCTGGGAACGACCTCTCCTATCCCCACACGCCGGGGTGTGACGGTGCCGGCGTCGTCGAGGCCGTGGGCGAGGCGATCGAACGGTTCGCGCCCGGCGATCGCGTCGCCGTATGGCCCGGGGTCAGCTGTGGGACGTGCGAGTTCTGCCGGCGCGGCGAGCCCTCGATGTGCGTCGAGTACGCGCTGCTCGGCGAGCACCTGCCGGGCGTCCACGCCGAGTACGCCGCCGTTCCCGAGGAGAACCTCGTGCCGGTGCCCGACGGCGTCGACTGGGCGACCGCCGGTGCCGCACCGCTCGTCTTCGGCACCGCCTGGCGCATGCTGATCGAGCGCGGGGACGTCTCCGCCGGCGAAACGGTGCTCGTCCTCGGCGCGAGCGGCGGTGTCGGCCACGCCGCAGTGCAGATCGCCGACCACGCAGGGGCGACCGTGTTCGCGACCGGCTCGAGCGAGGCGAAGCTCGACGCCGCCCGCGACCTCGGTGCCGAGCACGCGATCGACTACGAGCGCGAGGACTTCGCCGACCGAGTGCGCGAGCTGACCGACCGCCGGGGCGTCGACGTCGTCGTCGATCACGTCGGCGCGGCGACCTGGCAGGACTCCCTTCGGTCGCTCGCGAAGGGCGGCCGGGTGCTCACCTGCGGCGCGACCACCGGCCCGAACCCCGAGACGTCGATCGGCCGGATCTTCTGGAACCAGCTCCAGGTGATCGGCTCGACGATGGCGAGCCCCGGCGAGCTGGATCGCGCGCTGGAGCTAGTCTGGAACGGGGAGTTCGAGGTCGAGGTCCGCGAGACGCTGCCGATGAGCGAGACGGCGCGGGGCCACGAGCTACTCGAGTCACGGGAGGGGTTCGGAAAGGTGGTGCTCGTGCCCGACAGCGAACTCTGA
- a CDS encoding sensor histidine kinase, which translates to MAWLLAGVAILGGSLTLSVALDPTRSRPATVALSVLVVLLGAIAGVLALLAANVGGIRADPTVQLALLGGYAFASLCWIAFATEYTGTAPTTTRRWVGALALLGVLAVGSSAITWLHDAGRRDFGVLGTVSYLSSSVLQIAVFALGLLGVVLLARSTLRYDDLPAWRGATLSLGGLGVALLPFTIPLGQQLSTTATLAIGLGQVGVTVGVLGLGELRGELLAPAPAAGHLARETVLAALDHPVVVTDHRQRVLDANRSATRTFDLPRSNLRRGTLSELTGLDVDDPDRTIATPVTLRTTGGRRQFEVRRTDIDGDEGRPAGAVYLFQDVTDRRTREQQLQVLNRVLRHTLRNDLDAIRGFAEPVREGALDRDVAVEQLDRIEGLATDLVDLAETVEHSGRLLTAEQLDPADCDLEAIAGSVLEAVDADVSLTRSQSAPVVHSDPEIVRLVVAELVENAVEHSDRDSPTVSVAVTGTADGATLTVRDDGPGIPEYEQRILLGGEETPAAHGSGVGLWLVHWAVTRLGGRLEFGDNDPRGTVVTVSLPDLSDAPDASGEYV; encoded by the coding sequence ATGGCGTGGCTGCTCGCAGGGGTCGCGATTCTCGGCGGCTCGCTGACGCTCTCCGTTGCCCTGGACCCCACGCGGTCACGGCCGGCGACGGTCGCGCTGTCGGTACTCGTCGTCCTCCTCGGCGCGATCGCTGGCGTTCTCGCCCTCCTCGCTGCCAACGTCGGCGGAATCAGGGCCGACCCGACCGTCCAGCTCGCCCTGCTCGGTGGCTACGCGTTCGCCTCGTTGTGCTGGATCGCCTTCGCGACGGAGTACACGGGCACCGCGCCGACGACGACGCGGCGCTGGGTCGGCGCGCTCGCGCTGCTCGGCGTGCTGGCGGTCGGCAGCTCCGCGATCACGTGGCTCCACGACGCAGGTCGACGGGACTTCGGCGTGCTCGGGACGGTGTCGTACCTCAGCTCGTCCGTCCTCCAGATCGCCGTGTTCGCCCTGGGCCTACTCGGCGTGGTGCTCCTGGCCCGATCGACCCTCCGCTACGACGATCTGCCGGCCTGGCGTGGCGCCACACTGAGCCTCGGCGGGCTCGGCGTCGCGCTGTTGCCGTTCACGATCCCGCTCGGCCAGCAGCTGTCGACGACGGCCACGCTGGCGATCGGGCTCGGACAGGTCGGCGTCACCGTGGGCGTTCTGGGCCTCGGCGAGCTGCGAGGGGAGCTGCTCGCACCGGCACCGGCGGCCGGTCACCTCGCGCGGGAGACCGTGCTGGCTGCTCTCGACCACCCGGTCGTCGTCACCGACCACCGCCAGCGCGTGCTCGACGCCAACCGTTCCGCGACCCGAACGTTCGATCTCCCGCGATCGAACCTCCGCCGAGGGACGCTCTCCGAGCTGACCGGCCTCGACGTCGACGACCCCGATCGCACGATCGCGACGCCCGTCACCCTCCGCACGACCGGGGGCCGTCGCCAGTTCGAGGTCCGCCGAACGGACATCGACGGGGACGAGGGCCGCCCTGCGGGTGCCGTCTACCTCTTCCAGGACGTGACGGATCGGCGCACCCGCGAGCAGCAACTGCAGGTACTCAACCGCGTGCTTCGTCACACGCTCCGTAACGACCTCGACGCGATTCGCGGGTTCGCCGAGCCGGTTCGTGAGGGCGCACTGGATCGAGACGTGGCGGTCGAACAGCTCGACCGGATCGAGGGGCTGGCGACGGATCTCGTGGACCTCGCGGAGACGGTCGAGCACTCCGGCCGCCTCCTGACGGCCGAGCAGCTCGATCCGGCGGACTGCGATCTCGAAGCCATCGCGGGATCGGTGCTCGAGGCGGTCGACGCCGACGTGTCGCTGACTCGTTCCCAGTCGGCGCCCGTCGTCCACTCGGACCCGGAGATCGTCCGCCTGGTCGTCGCGGAGCTGGTCGAGAACGCCGTCGAGCACAGCGACCGCGACTCGCCCACGGTCTCCGTCGCCGTCACTGGAACTGCGGATGGCGCGACGCTGACGGTTCGCGACGACGGTCCCGGGATCCCCGAGTACGAGCAGCGCATTCTCCTCGGCGGCGAGGAGACGCCCGCGGCCCACGGCAGCGGCGTCGGCCTCTGGCTGGTCCACTGGGCCGTGACGCGACTCGGCGGGCGCCTGGAGTTCGGGGACAACGACCCGCGGGGCACCGTCGTCACCGTCTCGCTTCCGGATCTGTCCGACGCTCCCGACGCTTCCGGAGAGTACGTCTGA
- a CDS encoding PAS domain-containing protein has translation MIASAIPLDAVAAAVAVLLSVGLTLHLLHRRSRPAAGPLLGVALALTAASALHLATTAPVADALSRVLPIGVRVDGWWVIQGATVGTVAGGLWALFALAYVGRGRRLFVAVAGAVAVLSTAAITVTFLAASRGRTAAHVDALALCYLATAILAAVGIGLLMLASVRQNAFPVAEPLLLSAGAVALLSGVQLAQVIGHRWLFPGSLAVASAALLVPVVRYPLFDTLPAARVAGRDRVFDALSAGVIVVDEADRVRDLNDRAASLFDLEPDAVQGAALDEVLGFDLDLETLATAREGVRTTTADHRTLALTTTPIRGSGARQYGHVLVCSDVTDRRVREEQLALLRRFVVDVVGTRMETAATTATAAADQCDAGTSPTAAADRIWENATAVTRLVASARAVERGIDTGDGRASDGPTSTTTSNGEAIPARDLRATVRHAAASAEMDVSPPPSIDPADGPLRTTLPTPLVRTILETVLDDVARRDPSGVDLRVAASERPSIEVLATFETAPETDLPSIPIARLAIERAGGRVSTSTPGAASLRLSMELPGTGAAESRPPAATATRSTPSVTRSRGRSAAPDDDPDGDRP, from the coding sequence ATGATCGCCTCTGCCATCCCACTCGACGCCGTCGCCGCTGCCGTCGCGGTCCTGCTCTCGGTCGGGCTCACCCTGCACCTCCTCCACCGCCGCTCGAGGCCCGCGGCGGGCCCGCTGCTCGGCGTGGCGCTCGCGCTCACGGCCGCGAGCGCGCTCCACCTCGCGACCACCGCTCCGGTCGCGGACGCGCTCTCCCGAGTCCTGCCGATCGGAGTTCGCGTCGATGGCTGGTGGGTAATCCAGGGGGCGACCGTCGGGACCGTCGCCGGCGGCCTCTGGGCACTGTTTGCGCTCGCCTACGTCGGACGCGGCCGCCGACTGTTCGTAGCGGTTGCGGGCGCCGTGGCGGTCCTCTCGACGGCCGCGATCACGGTCACGTTCCTCGCCGCTAGCCGCGGGCGAACCGCAGCACACGTCGATGCACTCGCACTCTGCTATCTCGCGACGGCGATCCTGGCCGCTGTCGGTATCGGGCTCCTGATGCTCGCCTCGGTTCGGCAGAACGCGTTCCCCGTCGCCGAACCGCTGCTCCTGTCGGCCGGAGCGGTGGCGCTGCTTTCGGGGGTGCAGCTGGCGCAGGTGATCGGCCACCGCTGGCTGTTCCCCGGCTCGCTCGCCGTGGCGAGCGCTGCCCTGCTCGTGCCAGTCGTGCGTTATCCACTGTTCGACACGCTGCCAGCCGCCCGCGTCGCCGGTCGGGATCGGGTGTTCGACGCGCTCTCAGCGGGCGTCATCGTCGTCGACGAGGCGGACCGCGTTCGCGACCTGAACGATCGCGCCGCGTCGCTGTTCGACCTGGAACCGGACGCCGTGCAGGGAGCGGCTCTCGACGAGGTGCTCGGTTTCGACCTGGACCTGGAGACGCTCGCGACTGCTCGCGAGGGCGTCCGGACGACGACGGCGGACCACCGGACGCTCGCACTGACGACGACGCCGATCCGCGGGAGCGGCGCCCGGCAGTACGGCCACGTCCTGGTCTGCTCGGACGTCACCGACCGGCGCGTCCGCGAGGAGCAACTGGCGTTGCTCCGCCGGTTCGTCGTCGACGTCGTCGGCACCCGGATGGAGACGGCGGCGACCACCGCTACGGCGGCTGCCGACCAGTGCGACGCTGGGACGTCGCCGACGGCGGCCGCCGACCGGATCTGGGAGAATGCGACGGCCGTGACGCGACTCGTCGCGAGTGCACGGGCGGTCGAACGCGGGATCGATACCGGCGATGGCAGGGCCTCGGACGGCCCGACCTCGACAACGACGTCGAACGGCGAGGCCATTCCAGCCCGGGACCTCCGTGCTACGGTCCGACACGCGGCGGCCTCCGCCGAGATGGACGTATCGCCTCCCCCGTCGATCGACCCCGCCGACGGGCCGCTCCGGACGACGCTACCGACCCCACTCGTCCGGACGATTCTCGAGACGGTCCTCGACGACGTCGCTCGACGTGACCCGTCGGGGGTCGACCTCCGGGTCGCGGCAAGCGAGCGGCCGAGCATCGAGGTGCTCGCGACGTTCGAGACGGCCCCAGAGACGGACCTGCCGTCCATCCCGATCGCGCGCCTCGCAATCGAACGCGCCGGGGGCCGAGTGTCGACGTCGACGCCCGGAGCCGCGAGCCTGCGCCTCTCGATGGAGCTCCCGGGGACCGGTGCTGCCGAGTCACGCCCGCCTGCAGCTACCGCGACCCGGTCGACGCCGAGCGTGACACGGTCCCGTGGACGGTCGGCGGCACCGGACGACGACCCGGACGGTGATCGACCGTGA